The nucleotide window GCTCTTGACGCGAGAACGGGTCTGTCGGGTGGCCACGGTCGGCCAGGACGGGATGCCGAGGACTGGAACTTTATCAAAGGCGTCATGCTGCAGGGGACTGCCAGGCTCATCCACCGTGGGCCTGCGTTCCGGAAGATCCGAACGTTGCTGTACCGGAAATACCCGCAATATCCCGATGAGGCCGGTCCGGACGAGGCGGACTCCATGATCGTGGAGATGACACCTACGCACGTCTCTTCTTGGGACGTCGATGACTAGGACGATTTCCGCCCTCAGCTCCGGCCGTACACCGGGATCGCCGCCCCCTGGATCACGCGCGCGTCCTCGCAACACAAGAACAGAATGACCCGGGCGATCTCCTCTGGCTTCGGCCATTTGGAGAAATCGGCCTTGGGCATCGCCCGCCGGTTCGCCTCGGTATCGATGATGCTCGGCACGACGGAGTTCACCCGAATGCCATGGGCCTTGACCTCGTCTGCCAGCGAATCAAACAGGGCCAGCGCTCCTGCCTTTGAGGCCGCGTATGCGGCCGCGCCGGCCGCGTGCCCGTACCCAGCCTTAGATGCGACGTTCACAATCGCTCCGCCGCCCTGCCGCAGCATCTGGGGCACCACCGCCCGCGCCAGCACGAATCCCGTGCGCAGATTGAGCGCAAGCATCTGCTCGTACGTCGTTGCGTCCATCTCCCAAAGCGTCTGCCCTCCGGCATAGCCGCCGATGGCGTTCACGAGTGCGTCCACCCGGCCGTGCTGCCCCGCGACCGTCTCCACCAACTGCTTCGCGCCGGCCTCGTCCGTGGCGTCCAGAAGGTGCCGGTCGAGGCGCTCAGCATCCCGTCCCGCGGCCGCCTGCAGCGCCTCAAACTCCTCCGTCCGCCGAAACGTCACCGCCACCCGCGCGCCGGCCTTCAAGAATTCCATACTGGTCGCCCGTCCCAGCCCCCCGGTGCCGCCCGCCACAATGACCACACTTCCGTCGAAGTTCATGATGCGGATTTCCCCTCTCCAGAATCTCTTGATCGCGGCCGCGGTCAGCGCGCGGACAGGGACCGGCCGCAACGCCACCGAGTGGCTTCTTGAACGCCAGACGAGCGGTTCCTCCTTCGGCCAAACGGGGGACTCGAACACCTCCGTCGCATATGCTATAAAGTGGAAGAGACGTGCTCGCCATGGCGCGCCTCGGTTAGGAGGTCAAGGGGGCGCGACAATGGTGACGATCGAATCGACTCCTGAAATGGCCGCCACGGTCTATGAGACGATGGCGCGCAATCTCCGTGTGGTCCGCCGCCGGCTGGAGAGTCCGCTGACCTTGGCGGACAAGGTCTTGCTGGGGCACCTCGACGATCCCGAACACCAGGAAATGGAGCCCGGCAAGAGCTATCTGCTTCTTCGTCCCGACCGCGTCGTCTTTCAGGACGTGCTGGGACAGACCGGCATGCTCCAGTTCATGCAAACGCGGCGGGAGAAGGTCGTGGTCCCTACGACCATCCACTGCGACCATCTCATCCAGGCCCGAGTCGAGGGCGAGGCAGACCTGCGCGCGTCCATTGAAGAGAACAGGGAGGTCTATGACTTCCTGCGTGCGACAGCCGCCAAGTACGGCGCGGGCTTCTGGGGCCCTGGCGCCGGCATCATTCACCAGGTAGTGCTGGAGAACTACGCCTTCCCCGGTGAGCTGATTATCGGCACGGACTCGCACACGCCCAACGCGGGCGGCCTTGGGGCATGCGCGATTGGCGTCGGGGGAGCCGACGCGGCAGAGGTCATCGCCGGCCTCCCGTGGGAGGTGCTGTATCCGAGGCATATCGCGGTGTTCCTGACCGGCAAGATGAGCGGGTGGACGGCGCCCAAAGACGTCATTCTCTACGTCGCGGGCCAGCTGACTGTGGCCGGCGGCACCAACGCCATCGTCGAGTACATCGGCCCCGGGGCGCGCACGATCAGCGCGACCGGCAAGGCCACCATCACCAACATGGGTGCCGAGCTGGGGGCGACAACATCAATGTTCCCCGCTGATGAGCGGATGGCCAAATACCTTCGGGCGACGGGCCGGGGTGCCTTGGCACCATTGGTCGAGCAATATCAGCACTTGCTGGAACCGGATAAGGAAGTCGAGGCGGACCCTGGGAAGTACTACGAACGCGTGATCGAACTCGACCTGTCGAAGCTGGAGCCATACATCGTGGGACCGCACTCCCCCGATAGAGCGCGCCCGGTCTCACAGTTCGCCGCCGAGGTTGCCGATACCACCAATGCGTTCCGTAACGAAATCTCGACGGCTCTCATCGGCAGTTGCACCAACTCTTCATATGAGGATATGAGCCGCGCGGCAGACGTGGCCGAACAGGCAAAAGCCCACGGCATCAAGACCGCCGTGCCCTTTCTGGTCACGCCGGGTTCGGAGCAGGTCCGCGCCACCATCGAGCGCGACGGTCAAATGCAGTCGCTCAAGGACATCAACGGTGTCGTCCTAGCGAACGCCTGCGGCCCCTGCATCGGCCAGTGGCGGAGGGCTAAGGAGACGGTCGGGGTGCCCAACTCGATCGTGACGTCGTATAACCGCAACTTCCCAAGGCGCAACGATGGTCAGCCGACCACGATGAACTTCATCGCCAGCCCAGAGATCGTGACGGCCTTTGCTCTGGCGGGAAGCCTGTCGTTCAATCCGCTGACCGACTCCCTCACCGGCGGCGATGGCAAGCCGTTCAGGCTCGACCCACCCAAGCCGGCCCCGGAGGTGCCTGCGCGGAACTTCGACCGCGGACATCCCACTTATGTCGCGCCTCCCCCAGATGGCCGTAGCATCACGCTGCTGGTGGACCCGCGCAGCGAGAGGTTGCAGTTGATGGAGCCTTGGCCGGCCTGGGACGGCAAGGACTTTCTGGATATGCCGGTGCTCATCAAGACCAAGGGCAAGACCACGACCGACGACATCTCCCCGGCGGGTCCCTGGCTGCGTTATCGAGGACACCTGGACAAGTTCAGCGACAACATGTTCATGGGTGCCACCAACGCGTTTTCCGGCGAGGCGGGTAAGGGCAAGAACGTGCTGACAGGAGAGACGGGACAGGCGATCGCCAAGATTGCCAGGGACTACCAATCCCGTGGGGTCAAGTGGGTCGTCATTGGCGACCACAACTACGGCGAGGGCAGCAGTCGTGAACACGCTGCCCTCTCGCCGCGTCTACTGGGCGGGGCGGCGGTCATCGCCCGGAGCTTCGCGCGCATCCACGAGTCGAATTTGAAGAAGCAGGGCCTACTCGCGCTGACGTTCGAGAGCCCCGCCGACTACGACCG belongs to bacterium and includes:
- a CDS encoding SDR family NAD(P)-dependent oxidoreductase, which translates into the protein MALRPVPVRALTAAAIKRFWRGEIRIMNFDGSVVIVAGGTGGLGRATSMEFLKAGARVAVTFRRTEEFEALQAAAGRDAERLDRHLLDATDEAGAKQLVETVAGQHGRVDALVNAIGGYAGGQTLWEMDATTYEQMLALNLRTGFVLARAVVPQMLRQGGGAIVNVASKAGYGHAAGAAAYAASKAGALALFDSLADEVKAHGIRVNSVVPSIIDTEANRRAMPKADFSKWPKPEEIARVILFLCCEDARVIQGAAIPVYGRS
- a CDS encoding aconitate hydratase; amino-acid sequence: MVTIESTPEMAATVYETMARNLRVVRRRLESPLTLADKVLLGHLDDPEHQEMEPGKSYLLLRPDRVVFQDVLGQTGMLQFMQTRREKVVVPTTIHCDHLIQARVEGEADLRASIEENREVYDFLRATAAKYGAGFWGPGAGIIHQVVLENYAFPGELIIGTDSHTPNAGGLGACAIGVGGADAAEVIAGLPWEVLYPRHIAVFLTGKMSGWTAPKDVILYVAGQLTVAGGTNAIVEYIGPGARTISATGKATITNMGAELGATTSMFPADERMAKYLRATGRGALAPLVEQYQHLLEPDKEVEADPGKYYERVIELDLSKLEPYIVGPHSPDRARPVSQFAAEVADTTNAFRNEISTALIGSCTNSSYEDMSRAADVAEQAKAHGIKTAVPFLVTPGSEQVRATIERDGQMQSLKDINGVVLANACGPCIGQWRRAKETVGVPNSIVTSYNRNFPRRNDGQPTTMNFIASPEIVTAFALAGSLSFNPLTDSLTGGDGKPFRLDPPKPAPEVPARNFDRGHPTYVAPPPDGRSITLLVDPRSERLQLMEPWPAWDGKDFLDMPVLIKTKGKTTTDDISPAGPWLRYRGHLDKFSDNMFMGATNAFSGEAGKGKNVLTGETGQAIAKIARDYQSRGVKWVVIGDHNYGEGSSREHAALSPRLLGGAAVIARSFARIHESNLKKQGLLALTFESPADYDRIREDDRLSLVGLANMGPGKPVDCLVKHVDGTTETLRLSHSFAASQLEWFRAGSALNLFHADSPARRDNPA